Within the Bacillus marinisedimentorum genome, the region CCGGAGCAAGAACTTGTCCAGACTGAACAAAAAGGAAAGCGATCCATATATGACTTGAAAAATGCCGATAAACTTGTCCTGAATTTCACTTCGCCTGGAGAGAGCTATCTCCGTGTCCGCAATGACAACGGGAAGGTATTTTATGACGGTATCGTATCAAAGGACAAGCCTCTTGAGCTGGATGTCAGCGGCGAGTCGTCAATTGAACTGAATATTGGACGGGCTTATGAGCTTGACATCCAGATAAACGGTGAACCGTTCACATATCCGGCAGATCCTAGAAAAACGATGCATCAATATGTGACAATTAACAAAACAGCAGATGCAGCACAGTAAACGGAAGGGTCATCGCTAATGATGGCTCTCGTTTACTTTTGGTTCCATTGAATTACCGAAAATATAGGAGGCCCATACAAATGAATATTCCTAATCGAATTACGATTTTCAGAATCATGCTTATCCCGCTTTTCCTCATCATCATGCTTGTTCCTTTCGGATGGGGAGAGATTACACTGTTGGGAGCGGTAATGCCGGTGGAGGCCCTGGTCGGCGCCCTTATTTTCATTTTCGCAGCTTCCACTGATTGGGTGGATGGCCATTATGCCCGAAAGCATAACCTTGTCACAAACCTTGGGAAATTTCTTGACCCCCTTGCCGATAAATTGCTTGTTACCGCGGCTCTGCTCGTGCTCGTCGAAATGCAATTTGTGCCTTCCTGGATGGCGTTCATCATCATATTTCGGGAATTCGCAGTTACCGGATTGCGCCTGGTGGCTGCCAGTGAAGGGGAAGTTCTCGCTGCGGCCCAAATGGGGAAAATTAA harbors:
- the pgsA gene encoding CDP-diacylglycerol--glycerol-3-phosphate 3-phosphatidyltransferase, giving the protein MNIPNRITIFRIMLIPLFLIIMLVPFGWGEITLLGAVMPVEALVGALIFIFAASTDWVDGHYARKHNLVTNLGKFLDPLADKLLVTAALLVLVEMQFVPSWMAFIIIFREFAVTGLRLVAASEGEVLAAAQMGKIKMWTQIIAISALLLHNIGFAAIGLPFDRIALWVAIIFTVLSGWDYFAKNKQILLSSK